Proteins found in one Flavobacterium channae genomic segment:
- a CDS encoding DUF2490 domain-containing protein: MKHLEILLLELFLQIKNHLVKVVCFFLVLFFQNGFGQKNVEHQKLIWYGYYINLKLNPNWKLNAEIQERHFISPVKQHQLVVRTNIERKIINNWSALAGMALFLQSPNDPYSSSNLMVPELRPSVGFANFEHFGKLKMNHKYQLEARFFQNQVDGELVSGYSFLNFRFRYQLGFDYPLLKVDDSDKIIIKLKDEIMLNVGNQIVKNTFDQNRVYLVLNFVVTPKLAFEVGYLNWFQQQKSGGNYYNRDILRFSIFHTIS, from the coding sequence ATGAAACATTTGGAGATTTTGCTTTTAGAACTCTTTTTGCAAATTAAAAATCATCTAGTAAAAGTAGTTTGCTTTTTCTTGGTGTTGTTTTTTCAAAATGGTTTTGGACAAAAAAATGTCGAGCATCAAAAATTAATTTGGTATGGCTATTATATTAACTTGAAATTGAATCCAAATTGGAAGTTAAATGCGGAAATACAAGAACGTCATTTTATAAGTCCAGTAAAACAACATCAATTGGTTGTACGAACAAATATTGAAAGAAAGATAATTAACAATTGGTCGGCTTTGGCTGGGATGGCATTGTTTTTACAAAGTCCAAATGATCCTTATTCATCATCAAATTTGATGGTGCCAGAGCTTCGACCAAGTGTTGGTTTTGCGAATTTTGAACATTTTGGAAAGTTAAAAATGAATCATAAATATCAATTAGAAGCTCGATTTTTTCAAAATCAAGTTGATGGAGAATTGGTTTCTGGCTATTCGTTTTTAAATTTTCGTTTTCGATACCAATTAGGATTTGATTATCCCTTGTTGAAAGTAGATGATTCTGATAAAATAATTATAAAATTAAAAGATGAAATAATGTTGAATGTGGGTAATCAAATCGTTAAAAATACATTTGATCAAAATCGAGTTTACTTAGTTTTGAATTTTGTTGTAACGCCAAAACTTGCATTTGAAGTTGGTTATTTGAATTGGTTTCAACAGCAAAAATCAGGAGGCAATTATTATAATAGAGATATATTACGTTTTTCAATTTTTCACACTATTTCATAA
- a CDS encoding TSUP family transporter: MKNTLFPVFLKTDSAHFLIVGGGNVGLEKTETLLRQNPDIKIRIVATYFHANLTEIGKKHSNITFLERPFEEQDLIGVDYVIIATDKPEVNLAIRELAKSKGIKVNAADQPALCDFYLGSIVNKGSLKIAISTNGKSPVLARRLREYFTEVIPDNIEESIEVLNTFRSQHKGDFQEKLSDLNKATASFQKNNEPKKYKRLAFTLASSFLMFFIGYGCSTLVTFSDIQNGLSLIPNEFYYMLLIGFVAQLIDGAVGLGYGVTCATSMMILGVKLPAISGSIHTAEMFSSAISGFSHYKFGNVNKRLLFWLASFGVVGAVLGAFFLVYLGNEYENFAYLVLSSYTFVIGVRLLVIAFKKIQMKKKIKFLGVLGFTGGFMDAFGGGGWGPIVTSTLLAKGRKSKYVVGTVSLAEFFITLAASIVFFTSLGVSHWYIVLGLILGGVIASPIAAKLAGRLPQKAALLFVSFLVIVFSVRVFLKII; this comes from the coding sequence ATGAAGAATACACTTTTTCCAGTTTTTTTAAAAACCGATTCGGCTCATTTTTTAATTGTAGGCGGAGGAAATGTTGGTTTAGAAAAAACAGAAACTTTGTTGAGGCAAAATCCGGATATTAAAATTAGAATTGTAGCTACTTATTTTCATGCTAATTTAACCGAAATTGGAAAGAAACATTCTAATATAACTTTTCTTGAACGTCCTTTTGAGGAGCAAGATTTAATTGGTGTAGATTATGTAATTATAGCAACGGATAAACCAGAAGTTAATTTAGCAATTCGAGAATTAGCCAAATCAAAAGGAATTAAAGTTAATGCAGCGGATCAGCCTGCGTTATGTGATTTTTATTTGGGTTCTATTGTGAATAAAGGAAGTTTAAAAATTGCTATTTCAACCAATGGAAAGTCGCCAGTTTTAGCCCGTCGATTACGCGAATATTTTACAGAAGTTATTCCGGATAATATCGAAGAAAGTATTGAGGTTTTGAATACTTTCCGAAGTCAACACAAAGGAGATTTTCAAGAAAAATTGAGTGATTTGAATAAAGCTACAGCGAGTTTTCAAAAAAACAACGAACCAAAGAAATACAAGCGATTGGCTTTTACATTGGCATCATCTTTTTTGATGTTCTTTATTGGTTATGGTTGTTCAACTTTAGTGACTTTTTCTGATATTCAAAATGGGTTGAGCTTAATTCCTAATGAGTTTTATTACATGCTTTTAATAGGTTTTGTAGCACAATTAATTGATGGCGCAGTTGGTTTAGGATATGGTGTTACGTGTGCAACAAGTATGATGATTTTAGGAGTAAAATTACCAGCTATAAGCGGAAGTATTCACACGGCTGAAATGTTTTCAAGTGCTATAAGTGGTTTTTCGCATTATAAATTTGGTAATGTAAACAAGCGATTGCTTTTTTGGTTGGCTTCTTTTGGAGTTGTTGGAGCTGTTTTAGGGGCTTTTTTCTTGGTTTATTTAGGTAATGAGTATGAGAATTTTGCTTATTTGGTTTTGTCTTCCTATACTTTTGTTATTGGTGTTCGATTGCTTGTTATTGCTTTTAAAAAGATTCAAATGAAAAAGAAGATAAAATTTTTAGGAGTATTAGGATTTACTGGAGGTTTTATGGATGCCTTTGGTGGTGGTGGTTGGGGACCAATTGTAACTTCAACGTTGTTGGCAAAAGGAAGAAAATCAAAATACGTTGTTGGTACAGTTAGTTTAGCTGAATTTTTTATAACCTTGGCGGCTTCAATAGTGTTTTTTACTTCGTTAGGAGTAAGTCATTGGTACATTGTGTTAGGATTGATTTTAGGTGGAGTTATTGCTTCGCCAATTGCGGCAAAATTAGCAGGAAGACTTCCGCAAAAAGCAGCACTTTTATTTGTTTCTTTCCTAGTTATAGTGTTTAGTGTCAGAGTGTTTTTAAAGATAATTTAA
- a CDS encoding alpha/beta fold hydrolase, whose product MSYIQKIVFENFPLQNGVLQSKVILSYQLFGQSIGTAPLVLVNHALTGNSHVIGENGWWESLIGEQKTIDTNKYTVLVFNIPGNGYQDENNLIENYQDFTTKDIANLFWKGIDSFKIESVFAIIGGSLGGAIAWEMNALRPNAVQNLIPVATSWKSSDWLIGNVLIQDLILKNSKNPIHDARIHAMLLYRTPESLQEKFQTKLQNSEGLFQVESWLFHHGEKLQNRFQLSAYKLMNHLLKTTDIFRNNNQSEIIKSITANIHLVSVDTDYFFTANEIKTAFQEIKNYKNNVFYHEIKSIHGHDAFLIEFEQLNNILKPIFN is encoded by the coding sequence ATGAGTTATATTCAAAAAATAGTGTTCGAGAATTTCCCATTGCAAAATGGAGTGTTGCAATCAAAGGTTATTCTTTCTTATCAATTGTTCGGGCAGTCTATTGGAACAGCGCCTTTAGTTTTGGTAAATCATGCGTTAACAGGCAATTCGCATGTTATTGGAGAAAATGGTTGGTGGGAATCTTTAATTGGAGAACAAAAAACGATTGATACAAATAAGTATACAGTTTTAGTTTTCAATATTCCAGGAAATGGTTATCAAGATGAAAATAATCTAATTGAAAACTATCAAGATTTTACCACAAAAGATATTGCTAATCTATTTTGGAAAGGAATAGATTCATTTAAAATTGAAAGTGTTTTTGCAATTATAGGCGGAAGTTTAGGTGGAGCAATTGCTTGGGAAATGAATGCACTTCGTCCAAATGCAGTTCAGAATTTAATTCCAGTAGCTACAAGTTGGAAATCTTCTGATTGGTTAATTGGAAACGTCTTAATTCAAGATTTGATTTTGAAAAATTCTAAAAATCCTATTCACGATGCTAGAATTCACGCCATGTTGTTGTATCGAACTCCCGAATCATTGCAAGAAAAATTTCAGACCAAATTGCAAAATTCGGAAGGATTGTTTCAAGTGGAAAGTTGGTTGTTCCATCACGGAGAAAAATTGCAAAACAGATTTCAACTTTCAGCTTATAAACTGATGAATCATTTGTTGAAAACTACCGATATTTTTAGAAATAACAACCAATCTGAAATTATAAAAAGCATTACAGCAAACATTCATTTGGTAAGCGTGGATACCGATTATTTTTTTACTGCAAACGAAATCAAAACAGCTTTTCAGGAAATCAAAAACTACAAAAACAATGTGTTTTATCACGAAATCAAATCCATTCACGGACACGATGCTTTCTTGATTGAATTTGAACAACTAAACAACATACTAAAACCTATATTTAATTAG